The Clostridiales bacterium FE2011 sequence CAGGCGGACACGACGGGCGAATTCATGTTCGGCGTGACAATGGGATACGAAATCAAGAACGGCAAGCTCGGCAAGGCCCTGCTGGATACAACGATTTCCGGCGTGGCTTTCGAGATGCTGAAGACGGTTGACATGGTCAGCGATAAGGTTGTGTGGGTGAGTTCCGGTATGTGCGGAAAGAAACAGCCGATGCCGGTAGGCATGGGCGGCCCCGCGTTGCGCTGCAAGGTTAAGATCGGAGGCCGATAAGATGGATAGAATGAAAGAACTGGCCAGAGAGATCCTGGCGGAAGCAAAAGCAAAGGGCGCAGAATATGCCCAGTGCAGCGTCAGCGAGGGCGAGAAAAAGGAATTCAATGTGGACGGCGGCAGATTCTCCCTGATGAGATCGCTATTTAACCGCAACGTCACCATTACGCTGCTGAAGGATCAAAAGAAGGGCACAGTAGCGATCAACAAGTTTGATATCGAAACGGTGAAGAATGCCGTTTCTGACGCGATAGCGGCTGCAGAAAGCGGTCAGCCGGACGAAGCATGGGAATACGCAAAAGAGCCCGTTGAAAAGGAATATACGGACGGCGCCCCGGAATGCGATACCGACAAGCTGTTCATGCGGACGAAGGAACTGCTGGAGAGCATCAAGGAGAAGCACCCGACGATCCTGATGGAGCAGATGATCACCGAACATAACAGCGGCACAGAAGTGTTTATGAACACAAACGGCGTGAACTATGTGACGAAATACGGCGCATACACTTTCAGCCTGATGTATTCCGCACATGAAGGAGAGAAGAGCACATCCTTCTATGGCAGCGATATCACGCTGAAGACGCTGGATAAGCCGGTGCTGGAATGCGGCAAGATCGACTGGGAAATCAGCATGGTTGAAAAGCAGCTGGATCCGATCTCCCTGGAAGGTAAATTTAATGGACCGGTGATCCTGGCTCCCATGGCACTATACGAGATCGTACTGAGTACGATTATGGGCAACTTTGTCGGCGACGCCTGCATGATTGACGGCACCAGCATATGGAAAGACAAGCTGGGTGAACAGGTGGCAGATCCGCGGTTCAACATGAGCTCTGAACCCTACAACGACGACGTTGTGGTTCCGAACCGGCACACCGCGGAAGGATACGAGACAGAGAACTTTGACCTGATCAAGGACGGAAAGCTGAACAGCTTCTGCCTGAGCCAATACGCTGCAAACAAGACCGGAAACAAACGGTCCGGAAACACCGGAAGGAACATACATGTTGCGGCCGGAGAAAAAACGCTGGAAGAAATCATCAGCGGAATCGACAAAGGACTGCTGGTAATGAGATTCTCGGGTGGACAGCCGGCGGCGAGCGGGGAATATTCCGGAGTTGCAAAGAATAGTTTCCTTATTGAAAACGGGAAGATCAGTAAAGCTATCTCGGAGACAATGATTAGTGGCTGTGTACCGGAGATGCTGGTAAACATTCGCGATATCAGTAAAGATATCGCGAATGACGGAAACAATTCTTTGCCGTTTATTGCCTTCGATGGCGTTACCATATCTGGCAAATGAAATATTTGGCTTCGCCAAATGTGAAATATTGGCCGTGCCGGCCA is a genomic window containing:
- a CDS encoding TldD/PmbA family protein → MDRMKELAREILAEAKAKGAEYAQCSVSEGEKKEFNVDGGRFSLMRSLFNRNVTITLLKDQKKGTVAINKFDIETVKNAVSDAIAAAESGQPDEAWEYAKEPVEKEYTDGAPECDTDKLFMRTKELLESIKEKHPTILMEQMITEHNSGTEVFMNTNGVNYVTKYGAYTFSLMYSAHEGEKSTSFYGSDITLKTLDKPVLECGKIDWEISMVEKQLDPISLEGKFNGPVILAPMALYEIVLSTIMGNFVGDACMIDGTSIWKDKLGEQVADPRFNMSSEPYNDDVVVPNRHTAEGYETENFDLIKDGKLNSFCLSQYAANKTGNKRSGNTGRNIHVAAGEKTLEEIISGIDKGLLVMRFSGGQPAASGEYSGVAKNSFLIENGKISKAISETMISGCVPEMLVNIRDISKDIANDGNNSLPFIAFDGVTISGK